The Hypomesus transpacificus isolate Combined female chromosome 3, fHypTra1, whole genome shotgun sequence genome has a window encoding:
- the bsdc1 gene encoding BSD domain-containing protein 1 has product MAEGEGWWGGWLQQSFQAVKDKSAEAYDFIKRDLTEFSNVVQHDTACSIVATASAVRSKLAVEGTSDTTEKVKKSLSSFLGVITDTLAPPPDKTIDCDVITLVATPTGTTEVYDSTKARLYSLQADPATYCNEPDGPLEQFDAWLSTFSMEERKGEVSDLLVSSPSIRALYTKMVPAAVAHSEFWQRYFYKVFQLDQEEARRVALKQRAEQSSHTESLGWEEEDEDDFLGVTSSSRLDFTPPLDESGIQHPTLPSVPMGMTPLSPILSPNTEHDATLSVSSDSISQPTQVEVTPAPTAAEPAAGGVAQKLNEASLEDREHQGQVEDQKPGRNGLQPGFQTQAAAQRDATAEGLTSTALAPTTRPEAAREEGPQDLRVFELNSDSGKSTPSNNGKKGSSTDVSEDWEKDFDLDMTEEEVQMALSKVEASGDLDEDWENWD; this is encoded by the exons ATGGCTGAAGG gGAAGGCTGGTGGGGAGGCTGGCTTCAGCAAAGCTTCCAGGCCGTCAAAGACAAG TCGGCAGAGGCCTATGACTTTATAAAACGTGACCTGACAGAGTTCTCCAATGTGGTGCAACATGACACAGCATGCTCCATTGTGGCCACAGCCAGTGCTGTCAGGAGCAAATTGGCA GTGGAAGGTACGTCTGATACCACAGAGAAGGTAAAGAAAAGCTTGTCCAGTTTCCTAGGAGTCATAACAGACACCTTAGCTCCTCCCCCGGACAAAACCATagactgtgatgtcatcacactAGTGGCGACTCCAACGGGCACCACAGAAGTCTATGACAGCACCAAG GCTCGTCTTTACAGTCTCCAGGCAGACCCCGCGACATACTGCAACGAACCTGACG GTCCCCTAGAACAGTTTGATGCCTGGTTGTCCACCTTtagcatggaggagaggaaaggggaagtGTCCGACCTGCTGGTCAGCAGCCCCTCTATACGGGCCCTGTACACCAAAATG GTGCCAGCAGCTGTAGCGCATTCAGAATTTTGGCAGCGGTATTTCTACAAGGTTTTTCAATTGGACCAG GAGGAGGCAAGAAGAGTGGCATtgaagcagagagcagagcagagcagtcaTACTGAGTctctgggctgggaggaggaggatgaag ATGACTTCCTGGGTGTCACATCCTCATCCCGCCTCGACTTCACTCCCCCATTGGACGAATCTGGAATCCAGCACCCCACACTCCCGTCAGTCCCCATGGGAATGACCCCGCTGAGCCCTATCCTGTCTCCCAACACGGAGCATGACGCCACCCTCTCAGTCAGCAGCGACAGCATCAGCCAGCCCACGCAGGTGGAGGTGACCCCCGCTCCTACAGCGGCAGAACCCGCAGCGGGGGGGGTGGCCCAGAAACTGAACGAGGCTagcctggaggacagagagcacCAGGGGCAGGTAGAGGACCAGAAGCCAGGGAGGAATGGCTTACAGCCTGGATTTCAGACACAAGCAGCAGCCCAGCGTGATGCCACGGCAGAGGGCCTGACTTCCACGGCCCTTGCCCCCACCACCAGGCCAGAAGCAGCCAGAGAGGAAGGGCCGCAGGACCTGAGGGTATTTGAGCTTAACTCGGACAGTGGCAAGTCTACACCCTCAAACAATGGAAAGAAAG GGTCCAGTACAGATGTCAGTGAGGACTGGGAGAAAGACTTTGACCTGGACATGACAGAAGAAGAGGTCCAAATGGCACTGTCCAAAGTGGAGGCTTCTGGAGAT TTGGATGAGGACTGGGAGAACTGGGACTGA
- the olig4 gene encoding oligodendrocyte transcription factor 4, protein MDSDAGSSCSRSSSPDLVVDDNMGSFFSNKMFQAYCREEGAARAAIQGRMEHSGGGKMKGQGELPKEEGQDLRLKVNSRERKRMHDLNQAMDGLREVMPYAQGPSVRKLSKISTLMLARNYILMLSSSLEEMKKLVGDVYGGSAAQSRSSRVNPSAPAPGAHLPLHPLAQSLHSLVGSTASALQHPSPGIALAPHSPPSASYLGFHAPVQSLLKDPLHLTSSYRHFPGMPCPCSLCQPLPTTTSTLHSLSMGR, encoded by the coding sequence ATGGATTCTGACGCCGGCTCCAGCTGCAGTCGCTCCTCGTCTCCAGACCTGGTTGTCGACGACAACATGGGAAGTTTCTTCTCGAACAAGATGTTCCAGGCCTACTGCCGTGAGGAGGGGGCAGCCAGGGCGGCCATCCAGGGCAGGATGGAGCACTCTGGAGGAGGCAAGATGAAAGGTCAGGGTGAACTCCCGAAAGAAGAAGGCCAAGACCTGCGCCTGAAAGTCAACAgtcgagagaggaagaggatgcaTGACCTGAACCAGGCCATGGACGGCCTGCGGGAGGTCATGCCCTACGCTCAGGGCCCCTCCGTCCGCAAGCTGTCTAAGATCTCCACCCTGATGCTGGCCCGCAACTACATCCTCATGCTGTCCAGCTCTCTGGAAGAAATGAAGAAGCTGGTGGGCGACGTCTACGGAGGCAGCGCCGCTCAGAGCCGATCAAGCAGGGTTAACCCCTCCGCCCCGGCCCCGGGcgcccatctccccctccaccccctggcACAGTCTCTGCACTCCCTGGTGGGCAGCACGGCCTCTGCTCTTCAGCACCCCTCGCCTGGCATAGCATTGGCCCCACACTCACCCCCCTCCGCCAGCTACCTGGGCTTCCATGCGCCCGTCCAGAGCCTGCTGAAAGACCCTCTGCACCTGACCAGCTCCTACAGGCACTTCCCGGGCATGCCCTGCCCCTGCTCGCTGTGCCAGCCTCTGCCCACTACCACCTCTACCCTGCACAGCTTGTCCATGGGCAGATGA